From a single Miscanthus floridulus cultivar M001 chromosome 8, ASM1932011v1, whole genome shotgun sequence genomic region:
- the LOC136476064 gene encoding uncharacterized protein, with amino-acid sequence MGLRSPLPLVLLLLLAAAFQPGAAAFAPPTGSIVKQLSSVVRWPRAAPSSHGPKLPGHPQYADGHVGVALQFESGYFVETLVEGDKLGVTPHTIRVSPVEGGELLAVDSAHSNIVRITPPLSEYSRGRLVAGSFQGHSGHIDGKPSDARFKRPTGVAVDDMGNVYVADTANLAIRKIGESGVTTIAGGKSNIPGYRDGPSEDAKFSTDFDVVYVKKMCSLLVIDRGNAALRKISLPQEDCTYQDSALLSSDLILVIGAVVAGYIFSGFQHGFGFSGSEKVDAPENEQHESSTIGKPPLVVESLKEEPGAGWPSLGTLIADLLKLAIEGVGKLLLSVIPQRMQQGKRKTDLTPLRDRLVMPEDREETPAAQKLSSTPMRPETVHAPNAVTETAAKAQKSIKSSKFRDSTLSSKHRSSKRQEYEDFYGTSEPAPVGAKVPKDRLRHRLHHREKSGEVAYGAAAHPELKPAEAKPADYSDPKYDPYMRSKYAAESGYRY; translated from the exons ATGGGACTGAGATCCCCGCTCCCGCtcgtgctcctgctcctcctcgccgccgccttcCAACCCGGCGCGGCCGCCTTCGCCCCTCCCACAG GCAGCATCGTGAAGCAGCTGTCGTCGGTCGTCAGGTGGCCGCGGGCTGCCCCCTCGTCGCACGGGCCCAAGCTGCCCGGCCACCCCCAGTACGCCg ATGGCCACGTGGGGGTAGCGCTGCAGTTTGAGAGCGGCTACTTTGTAGAGACACTTGTTGAGGGTGACAAGCTTGGTGTCACGCCGCACACCATAAGAGTGTCTCCTGTTGAGGGCGGGGAGCTCCTTGCAGTCGACTCGGCACATAGCAACATTGTGCGGATAACCCCACCACTTTCTGAGT ATAGCAGGGGAAGACTGGTCGCTGGTTCTTTCCAGGGTCATTCTGGTCATATAGATGGTAAACCAAGTGATGCCCGATTCAAGCGCCCCACAGGCGTTGCCGTGGATGATATGGGCAATGTTTATGTTGCTGATACAGCAAACTTGGCGATTCGAAAGATCGGAGAATCAG GAGTGACCACCATTGCGGGTGGGAAATCAAATATCCCAGGCTACAGGGATGGCCCCAGTGAAGATGCAAAGTTCTCTACAGATTTTGACGTGGTGTATGTGAAGAAAATGTGTTCTCTTCTGGTTATTGACCGTGGAAATGCAGCCCTTAGGAAGATTTCTCTTCCACAAGAAGACTGTACTTACCAGGATTCTGCACTCCTATCTTCAG ATCTCATATTGGTCATTGGTGCTGTTGTGGCTGGATATATCTTTTCTGGTTTCCAACATGGGTTTGGATTCTCAGGCTCCGAGAAG GTAGATGCACCTGAAAACGAGCAGCATGAGAGCAGCACAATTGGGAAGCCACCTCTGGTTGTGGAGAGCCTGAAAGAGGAACCAGGAGCTGGATGGCCATCCCTGGGGACGCTTATTGCTGATCTCCTGAAACTTGCTATTGAGGGAGTGGGGAAACTGCTTCTCAGTGTCATCCCTCAACGCATGCAACAAGGGAAGAGGAAAACAGATCTCACTCCGCTCAGGGACAGGCTGGTGATGCCCGAGGACAGAGAGGAGACTCCAGCAGCACAGAAGCTCAGCAGCACGCCAATGAGGCCCGAGACGGTTCACGCTCCTAATGCTGTAACTGAGACAGCAGCAAAGGCCCAGAAGAGCATCAAGTCATCCAAGTTCAGGGATTCGACCCTGTCAAGCAAGCACAGGTCCTCTAAGAGGCAGGAATACGAAGACTTCTATGGCACCTCTGAGCCCGCTCCCGTAGGTGCCAAGGTCCCAAAGGACAGGCTCCGCCACCGTCTTCACCACCGTGAGAAGAGCGGGGAGGTCGCCTACGGGGCCGCCGCCCATCCTGAGCTGAAGCCCGCGGAAGCGAAGCCTGCTGATTACAGTGATCCGAAGTACGATCCCTACATGAGGAGCAAATATGCTGCCGAGAGTGGCTACAGGTATTGA
- the LOC136476063 gene encoding ADP,ATP carrier protein ER-ANT1-like, whose product MAAAPDERNQERPPRPASVAADFAMGGAAAMVAKTGAAPVERVKLLLQNQAEMLRRGTLTRPYKGIADAFARVLREEGPAALWRGNQANVIRYFPTQAFNFAFRGYFKSFFGYDREKDGKWKWLAGNVASGSAAGATTSLLLYHLDYARTRLATDAIESRGTKRQFRGLLDVYKKTLTTDGMSGLYRGFSVSIMGITLYRGLYFGIYDSMKPLVLVGPLEGNFFASFALGWAITTFSGACAYPFDTVRRRMMLTSGQPFKYKNGFHAVKLIVSPEGFFTLFRGVGANILSGMAGAGVLSGYDQLQQLVSRHGHNFECKMKGAVK is encoded by the exons ATGGCCGCCGCGCCCGACGAGCGAAATCAGGAGAGGCCGCCGAGGCCGGCGAGCGTAGCGGCGGACTTCGCCATGGGCGGCGCGGCCGCCATGGTGGCCAAGACGGGGGCCGCGCCGGTCGAGCGCGTCAAGCTGCTGCTCCAGAACCAGGCCGAGATGCTGCGCCGGGGCACCCTCACGCGCCCCTACAAGGGCATCGCCGACGCCTTCGCCCGCGTCCTCCGCGAGGAGGGCCCCGCCGCTCTGTGGCGCGGCAACCAGGCCAACGTCATCCGCTACTTCCCCACCCAG GCTTTTAACTTTGCATTTAGGGGCTACTTCAAAAGCTTCTTTGGCTATGACAGGGAGAAAGACGGAAAGTGGAAGTGGTTAGCAGGAAATGTAGCCTCTGGCAGTGCTGCAGGAGCTACAACATCATTGCTGCTATACCATCTAGATTATGCAAGAACAAGGCTAGCTACTGATGCAATTGAATCACGGGGAACCAAACGCCAGTTCAGGGGGTTGCTGGATGTTTACAAGAAGACACTTACAACCGATGGCATGTCTGGACTATATCGAGGTTTCAGTGTGTCTATTATGGGAATCACCTTGTACCGGGGTCTATATTTTGGTATCTATGATAGCATGAAGCCTCTAGTTCTAGTAGGCCCATTGGAG GGGAATTTCTTTGCCAGTTTTGCCTTGGGCTGGGCAATTACTACATTCTCTGGGGCCTGTGCCTATCCATTCGACACGGTCCGTCGTAGAATGATGTTGACCTCAGGACAACCATTTAAATACAAGAACGGTTTCCATGCAGTAAAACTGATAGTTTCACCCGAAGGGTTCTTCACATTATTCAGAGGTGTTGGTGCAAATATTCTCTCAGGGATGGCAGGAGCTGGAGTTCTTTCTGGGTACGATCAACTCCAACAGTTGGTGAGCCGGCATGGTCACAATTTTGAGTGCAAAATGAAAGGGGCAGTGAAATGA